A part of Heliangelus exortis chromosome 3, bHelExo1.hap1, whole genome shotgun sequence genomic DNA contains:
- the PNLDC1 gene encoding poly(A)-specific ribonuclease PNLDC1 isoform X2: MDVGAAGFERSLPLMQGRIHRAAFLALDMEFTGLHSTFSQNNKPSLFDSPAERYLKARQSVQRFTVTQFGLAIFSNENANKYVVHSYNFFLFPSTLGVTDVEFTLSASSIQFLSHYGFDYNKFLKDGIPYMNEVQEKMLSQHLLEGSWKVSSGLDRDALKKAIDEVTCWIATAKEEETMTLQDLSGYQMIEVQLVLRHALQNIWTQPLGDRKVMVKKVSPQHRRLLENSSYDFCQKDLILMSARGFTNLFRTLVKAKKPLVGHNMLMDLMHLHDKFYKPLPESYEEFKRNIHNLFPVLIDTKTVTKSIWKQCLFPRASNLLEVYTVLCSSLNPEDPMCPVIAFASDCSRYAEKKSPHEAGYDAFLCGSVLLKSAHLLLCRSTDDGVKADPSFSQYLSVLAEYLNKVNFIRGGVSSINFSGEDAPCQHPPALVVHVRGWPGLNERQIYQEFKALCRFDVRQLSKNQFILLSNKFKHVRLVLRDYKQHPHLRVSFYRHWRHSPSVNCLLQVSSIVALWSLLAFVLGRAP, encoded by the exons ATGGATGTGGGTGCGGCGGGTTTCGAGCGTAGTTTGCCCCTGATGCAGGGCCGCATCCACCGCGCCGCCTTCCTGG CCCTTGATATGGAGTTCACTGGCTTACATTCAACCTTTTCACAAAATAACAAGCCCAG TCTGTTTGACTCCCCTGCAGAGCGGTACCTGAAGGCCAGGCAGAGTGTGCAGCGCTTCACTGTTACTCAGTTTG GGCTGGCAATATTctcaaatgaaaatgcaaacaa GTATGTGGTACATTCATacaacttttttctctttccctcaaCACTGGGAGTTACGGATGTTGAATTCACCCTCTCTGCCTCTAGCATTCAGTTCCTGTCTCATTATGGCTTTGACTATAATAAG ttTCTCAAAGATGGAATTCCATACATGAATGAGGTACAAGAGAAGATGCTCAGCCAGCATCTCTTAGAGGGTAGCTGGAAAGTCAGCAG tggtCTGGACAGAGATGCATTGAAGAAGGCAATTGATGAAGTGACCTGTTGGATAGCTACAGCAAAGGAAGAGGAGACTATGACTTTGCAGGATCTGAGTG GATATCAGATGATTGAAGTTCAGCTGGTTCTGAGACATGCTCTCCAAAATATATGGACACAGCCTCTTGGAGACAGGAAG GTAATGGTGAAAAAAGTGAGTCCACAGCATCGTCGGCTTCTGGAGAACTCTTCTTATGACTTCTGCCAGAAGGATCTCATTCTCATGTCTGCTCGGGGCTTCACCAACCTCTTCCGGACACTTGTTAAAGCCAAGAAG CCCCTGGTGGGACACAACATGCTTATGGACCTCATGCATCTTCATGACAAGTTCTACAAGCCCCTTCCAG AAAGCTATGAGgagtttaaaagaaacattcatAACCTGTTTCCTGTCCTCATAGACACCAAGACTGTAACAAAATCCATCTGGAAG CAATGTCTGTTTCCTCGAGCATCTAATCTTTTGGAGGTTTATACGGTTTTGTGCAG CAGCCTAAATCCTGAAGATCCAATGTGCCCAGTGATCGCTTTTGCAAGTGACTGCTCAAGATACG CTGAGAAGAAATCTCCTCATGAGGCAGGCTatgatgcatttctctgtgGTTCAG TTCTTCTGAAGTCAGCTCATTTGCTACTGTGCAGATCCACAGA TGATGGAGTGAAGGCTGATCCTTCTTTCTCTCAATATCTCTCCGTGTTAGCTGAGTACCTGAACAAAGTGAATTTCATCCGAGGTGGTGTTTCAAGCATT aatttttctGGGGAAGATGCTCCCTGCCAACATCCCCCTGCCTTGGTTGTCCATGTCCGAGGCTGGCCAGGGCTGAATGAAAGGCAGATTTACCAAGAGTTTAAAGCTCTTTGTCGCTTTGATGTCAGGCAGCTTTCAAAGAACCAGTTCATTCTTCTCTCCAATAAATTCAAGCA CGTCAGGCTTGTCCTGCGGGATTACAAGCAGCACCCTCATCTCCGGGTTTCCTTCTATCGCCACTGGAGGCACTCCCCGAGTGTGAACTGCCTGCTGCA AGTCTCCAGCATTGTGGCACTGTGGTCTCTTTTGGCCTTTGTACTTGGAAGAGCTCCTTGA
- the PNLDC1 gene encoding poly(A)-specific ribonuclease PNLDC1 isoform X1 — protein MDVGAAGFERSLPLMQGRIHRAAFLALDMEFTGLHSTFSQNNKPSLFDSPAERYLKARQSVQRFTVTQFGLAIFSNENANKYVVHSYNFFLFPSTLGVTDVEFTLSASSIQFLSHYGFDYNKFLKDGIPYMNEVQEKMLSQHLLEGSWKVSSGLDRDALKKAIDEVTCWIATAKEEETMTLQDLSGYQMIEVQLVLRHALQNIWTQPLGDRKVMVKKVSPQHRRLLENSSYDFCQKDLILMSARGFTNLFRTLVKAKKPLVGHNMLMDLMHLHDKFYKPLPESYEEFKRNIHNLFPVLIDTKTVTKSIWKQCLFPRASNLLEVYTVLCSSSLNPEDPMCPVIAFASDCSRYAEKKSPHEAGYDAFLCGSVLLKSAHLLLCRSTDDGVKADPSFSQYLSVLAEYLNKVNFIRGGVSSINFSGEDAPCQHPPALVVHVRGWPGLNERQIYQEFKALCRFDVRQLSKNQFILLSNKFKHVRLVLRDYKQHPHLRVSFYRHWRHSPSVNCLLQVSSIVALWSLLAFVLGRAP, from the exons ATGGATGTGGGTGCGGCGGGTTTCGAGCGTAGTTTGCCCCTGATGCAGGGCCGCATCCACCGCGCCGCCTTCCTGG CCCTTGATATGGAGTTCACTGGCTTACATTCAACCTTTTCACAAAATAACAAGCCCAG TCTGTTTGACTCCCCTGCAGAGCGGTACCTGAAGGCCAGGCAGAGTGTGCAGCGCTTCACTGTTACTCAGTTTG GGCTGGCAATATTctcaaatgaaaatgcaaacaa GTATGTGGTACATTCATacaacttttttctctttccctcaaCACTGGGAGTTACGGATGTTGAATTCACCCTCTCTGCCTCTAGCATTCAGTTCCTGTCTCATTATGGCTTTGACTATAATAAG ttTCTCAAAGATGGAATTCCATACATGAATGAGGTACAAGAGAAGATGCTCAGCCAGCATCTCTTAGAGGGTAGCTGGAAAGTCAGCAG tggtCTGGACAGAGATGCATTGAAGAAGGCAATTGATGAAGTGACCTGTTGGATAGCTACAGCAAAGGAAGAGGAGACTATGACTTTGCAGGATCTGAGTG GATATCAGATGATTGAAGTTCAGCTGGTTCTGAGACATGCTCTCCAAAATATATGGACACAGCCTCTTGGAGACAGGAAG GTAATGGTGAAAAAAGTGAGTCCACAGCATCGTCGGCTTCTGGAGAACTCTTCTTATGACTTCTGCCAGAAGGATCTCATTCTCATGTCTGCTCGGGGCTTCACCAACCTCTTCCGGACACTTGTTAAAGCCAAGAAG CCCCTGGTGGGACACAACATGCTTATGGACCTCATGCATCTTCATGACAAGTTCTACAAGCCCCTTCCAG AAAGCTATGAGgagtttaaaagaaacattcatAACCTGTTTCCTGTCCTCATAGACACCAAGACTGTAACAAAATCCATCTGGAAG CAATGTCTGTTTCCTCGAGCATCTAATCTTTTGGAGGTTTATACGGTTTTGTGCAG CAGCAGCCTAAATCCTGAAGATCCAATGTGCCCAGTGATCGCTTTTGCAAGTGACTGCTCAAGATACG CTGAGAAGAAATCTCCTCATGAGGCAGGCTatgatgcatttctctgtgGTTCAG TTCTTCTGAAGTCAGCTCATTTGCTACTGTGCAGATCCACAGA TGATGGAGTGAAGGCTGATCCTTCTTTCTCTCAATATCTCTCCGTGTTAGCTGAGTACCTGAACAAAGTGAATTTCATCCGAGGTGGTGTTTCAAGCATT aatttttctGGGGAAGATGCTCCCTGCCAACATCCCCCTGCCTTGGTTGTCCATGTCCGAGGCTGGCCAGGGCTGAATGAAAGGCAGATTTACCAAGAGTTTAAAGCTCTTTGTCGCTTTGATGTCAGGCAGCTTTCAAAGAACCAGTTCATTCTTCTCTCCAATAAATTCAAGCA CGTCAGGCTTGTCCTGCGGGATTACAAGCAGCACCCTCATCTCCGGGTTTCCTTCTATCGCCACTGGAGGCACTCCCCGAGTGTGAACTGCCTGCTGCA AGTCTCCAGCATTGTGGCACTGTGGTCTCTTTTGGCCTTTGTACTTGGAAGAGCTCCTTGA
- the PNLDC1 gene encoding poly(A)-specific ribonuclease PNLDC1 isoform X3, whose amino-acid sequence MEFTGLHSTFSQNNKPSLFDSPAERYLKARQSVQRFTVTQFGLAIFSNENANKYVVHSYNFFLFPSTLGVTDVEFTLSASSIQFLSHYGFDYNKFLKDGIPYMNEVQEKMLSQHLLEGSWKVSSGLDRDALKKAIDEVTCWIATAKEEETMTLQDLSGYQMIEVQLVLRHALQNIWTQPLGDRKVMVKKVSPQHRRLLENSSYDFCQKDLILMSARGFTNLFRTLVKAKKPLVGHNMLMDLMHLHDKFYKPLPESYEEFKRNIHNLFPVLIDTKTVTKSIWKQCLFPRASNLLEVYTVLCSSSLNPEDPMCPVIAFASDCSRYAEKKSPHEAGYDAFLCGSVLLKSAHLLLCRSTDDGVKADPSFSQYLSVLAEYLNKVNFIRGGVSSINFSGEDAPCQHPPALVVHVRGWPGLNERQIYQEFKALCRFDVRQLSKNQFILLSNKFKHVRLVLRDYKQHPHLRVSFYRHWRHSPSVNCLLQVSSIVALWSLLAFVLGRAP is encoded by the exons ATGGAGTTCACTGGCTTACATTCAACCTTTTCACAAAATAACAAGCCCAG TCTGTTTGACTCCCCTGCAGAGCGGTACCTGAAGGCCAGGCAGAGTGTGCAGCGCTTCACTGTTACTCAGTTTG GGCTGGCAATATTctcaaatgaaaatgcaaacaa GTATGTGGTACATTCATacaacttttttctctttccctcaaCACTGGGAGTTACGGATGTTGAATTCACCCTCTCTGCCTCTAGCATTCAGTTCCTGTCTCATTATGGCTTTGACTATAATAAG ttTCTCAAAGATGGAATTCCATACATGAATGAGGTACAAGAGAAGATGCTCAGCCAGCATCTCTTAGAGGGTAGCTGGAAAGTCAGCAG tggtCTGGACAGAGATGCATTGAAGAAGGCAATTGATGAAGTGACCTGTTGGATAGCTACAGCAAAGGAAGAGGAGACTATGACTTTGCAGGATCTGAGTG GATATCAGATGATTGAAGTTCAGCTGGTTCTGAGACATGCTCTCCAAAATATATGGACACAGCCTCTTGGAGACAGGAAG GTAATGGTGAAAAAAGTGAGTCCACAGCATCGTCGGCTTCTGGAGAACTCTTCTTATGACTTCTGCCAGAAGGATCTCATTCTCATGTCTGCTCGGGGCTTCACCAACCTCTTCCGGACACTTGTTAAAGCCAAGAAG CCCCTGGTGGGACACAACATGCTTATGGACCTCATGCATCTTCATGACAAGTTCTACAAGCCCCTTCCAG AAAGCTATGAGgagtttaaaagaaacattcatAACCTGTTTCCTGTCCTCATAGACACCAAGACTGTAACAAAATCCATCTGGAAG CAATGTCTGTTTCCTCGAGCATCTAATCTTTTGGAGGTTTATACGGTTTTGTGCAG CAGCAGCCTAAATCCTGAAGATCCAATGTGCCCAGTGATCGCTTTTGCAAGTGACTGCTCAAGATACG CTGAGAAGAAATCTCCTCATGAGGCAGGCTatgatgcatttctctgtgGTTCAG TTCTTCTGAAGTCAGCTCATTTGCTACTGTGCAGATCCACAGA TGATGGAGTGAAGGCTGATCCTTCTTTCTCTCAATATCTCTCCGTGTTAGCTGAGTACCTGAACAAAGTGAATTTCATCCGAGGTGGTGTTTCAAGCATT aatttttctGGGGAAGATGCTCCCTGCCAACATCCCCCTGCCTTGGTTGTCCATGTCCGAGGCTGGCCAGGGCTGAATGAAAGGCAGATTTACCAAGAGTTTAAAGCTCTTTGTCGCTTTGATGTCAGGCAGCTTTCAAAGAACCAGTTCATTCTTCTCTCCAATAAATTCAAGCA CGTCAGGCTTGTCCTGCGGGATTACAAGCAGCACCCTCATCTCCGGGTTTCCTTCTATCGCCACTGGAGGCACTCCCCGAGTGTGAACTGCCTGCTGCA AGTCTCCAGCATTGTGGCACTGTGGTCTCTTTTGGCCTTTGTACTTGGAAGAGCTCCTTGA
- the MRPL18 gene encoding large ribosomal subunit protein uL18m, with translation MALNSRRCLLLAAGRFQAGGAGPSFASTTSSPKTETEVDTSENEIVAPDFTNRNPRNLEQLALARKERGWKTTWPKREFWHRLRLERTQHYVEAFVERCNGDVVVSASTREWAIKKYLYSPKGVTACKNLGRVMAQRCLEAGINFVNFKAVIPWEHHCDSIKEFEKAMEEGGVVLREPRRIYQ, from the exons ATGGCGCTGAACAGCCGCCGCTGCCTGCTGCTGGCGGCCGGCAGGTTCCAGGCAGGTGGAGCGG GTCCTTCTTTTGCATCAACTACAAGCAGTCCCAAAACTGAGACTGAAGTAGACACAAGCGAAAATGAGATTGTTGCCCCAGACTTTACAAACAGGAATCCTCGGAACTTGGAGCAGTTGGCCCTTGCTAGGAAGGAGCGTGGCTGGAAGACAACATGGCCAAAGCGTGAATTCTGGCATAG GTTACGTCTTGAGCGGACCCAGCATTATGTAGAAGCCTTCGTTGAGCGCTGTAATGGGGATGTTGTGGTATCTGCCTCTACCCGAGAGTGGGCCATAAAGAAATACCTGTACAGTCCCAAGGGAGTAACAGCATGCAAAAACCTTGGTCGTGTGATGGCGCAGCGCTGTTTAGAAGCAGGAATCAACTTTGTGAACTTTAAAGCTGTTATCCCCTGGGAACATCATTGTGATTCG ATTAAGGAGTTTGAAAAAGCTATGGAGGAGGGTGGTGTCGTTCTGCGTGAACCCCGAAGAATTTATCAGTAA